The Juglans regia cultivar Chandler chromosome 2, Walnut 2.0, whole genome shotgun sequence genome includes a window with the following:
- the LOC109009413 gene encoding uncharacterized protein LOC109009413, producing the protein MEAPAQPKWVKYLTAELKIATAEEAWPFFEDYCNLAKYAPDVVDTSHFVEGICNQPGLVRYCAATATKVWDGRMQSKKLWVNEKLNQIDPIKKSLTYEVKENNVGIKTLVGTCSAYPISKESKQGCNLQWSFVADPIPGWEQDEFASFIQAMLNSMAKNIEDTVTAKKKKTEDSKIPRCCLPNFLRMIKSNLKI; encoded by the coding sequence ATGGAAGCACCAGCACAACCAAAATGGGTAAAATATCTCACTGCAGAACTCAAAATCGCAACAGCAGAAGAAGCATGGCCGTTCTTCGAGGACTACTGCAACCTAGCCAAATATGCTCCTGACGTAGTCGACACGAGTCACTTTGTCGAAGGGATCTGCAACCAGCCTGGCCTCGTCCGCTACTGCGCTGCCACAGCAACAAAAGTATGGGACGGGCGTATGCAATCGAAGAAATTGTGGGTCAATGAGAAGCTAAATCAGATAGATCCCATCAAGAAGTCTTTGACCTACGAAGTCAAGGAAAATAACGTCGGCATCAAGACCCTAGTGGGAACATGCTCAGCATATCCAATCAGCAAGGAAAGCAAACAAGGGTGCAATCTCCAGTGGTCATTCGTCGCTGATCCAATTCCAGGGTGGGAACAAGATGAGTTTGCATCTTTTATTCAGGCTATGCTAAATTCCATGGCAAAGAACATAGAAGATACAGTAACCGCCAAGAAAAAGAAGACAGAAGATTCCAAGATCCCAAGATGCTGTCTTCCAAATTTCCtcagaatgataaaatcaaatctcaaaatttaa